The Ziziphus jujuba cultivar Dongzao chromosome 7, ASM3175591v1 genome includes a region encoding these proteins:
- the LOC107425144 gene encoding anaphase-promoting complex subunit 13, giving the protein MGVLRFFLCISTVFLLLLSSLCFVQRHSSANHRLRTFQIEFCLKPKMSELSLGILVDIVDEEWMRDTLPNDDLPLPPVLVVRNDDTEDSNQEAQQVDGDTWHDLALGTQ; this is encoded by the exons ATGGGTGTTTTAAGATTTTTCCTCTGTATCTCCACTGTCTTTCTACTCCTTCTCTCGTCTCTCTGCTTTGTTCAACGGCACTCGTCGGCCAACCACCGGCTGAGGACTTTCCAG ATTGAATTTTGCCTAAAACCAAAAATGTCAGAACTAAGCCTGGGTATACTTGTTGATATCGTTGATGAAGAATGGATGAGGGACACTCTTCCTAATGATG ATCTTCCATTACCACCCGTTCTTGTTGTTCGGAATGATGACACTGAGGATTCAA ATCAAGAGGCTCAGCAAGTTGATGGAGATACTTGGCATGATCTTGCTTTAGGCACCCAATGA